One genomic window of Fusarium fujikuroi IMI 58289 draft genome, chromosome FFUJ_chr01 includes the following:
- a CDS encoding related to nucleoside diphosphate-sugar hydrolase of the MutT (NUDIX) family, whose product MSTTLKSHNIPLSLPDGLSEEQLTSFKPFTKWVDTLTNSLRLQSDESHPFHKDPYALRSVTIQSYDLFGAKRVGFIKLTATVSNDSGETLPAAALLRGPSVAMLFMLVPSDAPASSSERYVVLTVQPRVPVGSLSFTELPAGMVDDAGSFAGAAAQEIKEELGVTIKEEELTNLSELATAEDTEDIAKGMFPSAGGSDEYITIFSYEMRIERDKIKEWSGRLTGLREHGEKITLKVVPMKDAWREGARDAKCLAALALWRGLKEEGKL is encoded by the exons ATGTCTACCACGCTCAAGAGCCACAACATCCCTCTCAGTCTTCCTGATGGCCTTTCAGAAGAGCAGCTCACTTCATTCAAGCCATTCACG AAATGGGTCGACACACTCACAAACTCACTCCGTCTACAATCCGATGAATCTCACCCCTTCCACAAAGACCCCTACGCTCTGCGCTCAGTTACCATCCAATCTTACGATCTCTTCGGCGCCAAACGTGTCGGCTTCATAAAGCTGACAGCAACTGTCTCCAATGACTCGGGCGAAACACTCCCAGCAGCCGCACTCCTCCGCGGTCCCAGCGTAGCAATGCTCTTCATGCTCGTCCCCTCCGACGCACCcgcctcatcctcagagcGCTACGTCGTCCTCACAGTGCAGCCCCGCGTTCCCGTTGGCAGTCTTAGCTTCACAGAACTACCAGCGGGTATGGTCGACGACGCGGGCAGTTTTGCGGGGGCAGCAGCgcaagagatcaaggaggagcTCGGTGTCACGatcaaagaggaagagcttaCGAACTTGAGTGAACTTGCTACAGCTGAGGATACTGAAGATATTGCAAAGGGGATGTTTCCTAGCGCCGGGGGGAGTGATGAGTATATTACCATATTTAGCTATGAGATGAGGATTGAGAgggacaagatcaaggagtgGAGTGGGCGGTTGACGGGATTGAGGGAGCATGGTGAGAAGATCACTCTGAAGGTTGTGCCGATGAAGGATGCTTGGAGGGAGGGGGCGAGGGATGCAAAGTGTTTGGCTGCTTTGGCTCTTTGGAGGGGgttgaaggaggaggggAAGCTTTAG
- a CDS encoding related to YSA1 sugar-nucleotide hydrolase: MSVFNAKVTSTEPLSKEEARWIKLSKITYRDPTGTSRTWESAERLTRPKTADIDGVGIVAILPHPTGPELILQKQYRPPINAVTIEVPAGLIDEGETPEECAIRELREETGYVGVATETSPMMFNDPGFCNTNLKMVHVSVDMDLPENKDLKPELEEGEFIEVFTVKLTDLWGMCETWEKEGCAVDARVGTLAEGILLAQRFKL, from the exons ATGTCTGTTTTCAATGCAAAGGTGACTTCCACTGAGCCTCTC TCTAAGGAGGAAGCTCGCTGGATCAAACTCTCCAA aaTCACATATCGTGACCCAACAGGGACATCCAGAACCTGGGAATCAGCCGAACGTCTGACACGTCCCAAGACCGCCGACATCGACGGCGTCGGCATAGTAGCCATCCTCCCCCACCCAACTGGCCCCGAACTCATCCTCCAGAAACAATACCGCCCTCCCATCAACGCCGTGACAATCGAAGTCCCAGCCGGCTTGATCGACGAGGGTGAGACACCCGAAGAATGCGCCATCCGCGAACTCCGCGAGGAAACAGGCTACGTCGGCGTGGCCACTGAGACGTCGCCCATGATGTTTAACGACCCGGGGTTTTGCAACACGAATCTGAAGATGGTGCATGTTAGCGTTGATATGGACTTGCCCGAGAATAAAGACTTGAAGCCGGAGCTGGAGGAGGGCGAGTTTATTGAAGTTTTTACGGTCAAGTTGACGGATTTGTGGGGGATGTGTGAGACGTGGGAGAAGGAGGGCTGTGCGGTTGATGCGAGGGTTGGGACTTTGGCGGAGGGGATCTTGTTGGCGCAGAGATTCAAGCTGTAG